One window from the genome of Candidatus Didemnitutus sp. encodes:
- a CDS encoding MBL fold metallo-hydrolase produces the protein MPRAPRFPVSDHCDGERFFNPPPQPRPLTFTSLPKWWWQQLTGDEFHRWPKNVPPPRHPALPARVASGEVAVTFIGHSTFLLQFDGLTVLTDPVFATHAGPFGRLGPKRARPPALRLEELPAIDVVLVSHNHYDHLDLATLRWLARERRPRFVTSLGNRAWLEARGVAPAAEFDWWQNAEVTSVLRVTATPAQHFAARAPWDAGRSLWCSFLLHTHAGDVFFGGDSGWCPHFAAIREKLGAPALALMPIGAYEPRWFMASVHMNPDESVRAHLALGARRSLGMHFGTFQLTNEAIDEPLRALAAARAAHGVGEEDFTALDFGETRTLAL, from the coding sequence ATGCCGCGCGCGCCGCGCTTCCCGGTCAGCGATCACTGCGACGGCGAGCGCTTTTTCAACCCGCCGCCGCAACCTCGTCCGCTCACGTTTACCTCGCTCCCCAAGTGGTGGTGGCAACAGCTCACGGGCGACGAGTTTCACCGCTGGCCGAAGAACGTGCCGCCGCCGCGGCACCCCGCGTTGCCCGCGCGTGTCGCGTCCGGCGAGGTGGCGGTGACGTTCATCGGCCACTCGACCTTCCTGCTCCAGTTCGACGGGCTCACGGTGCTGACCGATCCGGTCTTCGCGACCCACGCCGGACCGTTCGGCCGGCTCGGTCCGAAGCGCGCGCGTCCGCCGGCGCTGCGCCTCGAAGAGCTGCCCGCGATCGACGTCGTGCTCGTCTCGCACAACCACTACGACCACCTCGACCTCGCCACGCTGCGCTGGCTCGCGCGCGAGCGGCGGCCGCGCTTTGTCACGTCGCTCGGCAACCGCGCCTGGCTCGAGGCGCGCGGCGTCGCGCCGGCGGCCGAGTTCGACTGGTGGCAAAACGCCGAGGTCACGTCCGTCTTGCGCGTCACCGCCACGCCGGCGCAGCACTTCGCTGCGCGTGCGCCGTGGGACGCCGGCCGCTCTCTCTGGTGCAGCTTCCTGCTGCACACGCATGCGGGCGACGTGTTTTTCGGCGGCGACTCCGGCTGGTGCCCGCACTTCGCCGCGATCCGCGAAAAATTAGGCGCACCCGCGCTGGCGCTGATGCCCATCGGGGCCTACGAACCGCGCTGGTTCATGGCGTCCGTGCACATGAACCCCGACGAATCCGTCCGCGCGCACCTCGCGCTCGGCGCGCGCCGCAGCCTCGGGATGCACTTCGGCACTTTCCAGCTTACCAACGAAGCCATCGACGAACCTCTCCGCGCCCTCGCCGCCGCGCGCGCCGCGCATGGTGTGGGCGAGGAAGATTTCACCGCACTCGACTTCGGCGAGACGCGGACGCTAGCGTTGTGA